A genomic stretch from Fretibacterium sp. OH1220_COT-178 includes:
- the purC gene encoding phosphoribosylaminoimidazolesuccinocarboxamide synthase — translation MRKGTQLYEGKAKKVYRTDDERFFVIEYKDDATAFNGEKKGTVAGKGVVNNRMSNILFRMLESHGVETHFVEELNDRETVVKAVRIVPLEVIVRNVAAGSFSRRFGVEEGMELRRPTLEFCLKDDALGDPMINDSQILALGLADEEELRTMSAVALRVNDLLKDYFSGIGVRLIDFKIELGRYEGRIVLADEISPDTCRFWDAETNRKLDKDRFRRDLGEVEEVYREMLERVSR, via the coding sequence ATGCGGAAGGGGACACAGCTGTACGAGGGCAAGGCCAAGAAGGTCTACAGGACGGACGACGAGCGATTCTTCGTCATCGAGTACAAGGACGACGCCACGGCGTTCAACGGGGAGAAGAAGGGCACCGTCGCCGGAAAGGGCGTGGTGAACAACCGGATGAGCAACATCCTGTTCCGCATGCTCGAGTCGCACGGGGTGGAGACGCATTTCGTCGAGGAATTGAACGATCGGGAGACCGTCGTGAAGGCGGTCCGGATCGTCCCGCTGGAGGTCATCGTGCGCAACGTCGCGGCGGGCTCCTTCTCGAGGCGGTTCGGCGTGGAGGAGGGGATGGAGCTGAGGCGCCCCACCCTGGAGTTCTGCCTGAAGGACGACGCGCTGGGCGACCCGATGATCAACGACTCTCAGATCCTGGCGCTGGGGCTGGCGGACGAGGAGGAGCTGAGGACGATGAGCGCCGTGGCGTTGCGGGTCAACGATCTTCTGAAGGACTACTTCTCCGGGATCGGCGTCCGGCTGATCGATTTCAAGATCGAGCTGGGCCGGTACGAGGGGCGGATCGTCCTGGCCGACGAGATCTCGCCGGACACCTGCCGGTTCTGGGACGCCGAGACGAACCGGAAGCTGGACAAGGACCGCTTCCGCCGGGACCTGGGCGAGGTGGAGGAGGTCTACCGGGAGATGCTCGAGAGGGTGAGCCGGTAG
- the purF gene encoding amidophosphoribosyltransferase: MDRLWEDTLHEECGVVGVYRREKDASGAVYYGLYALQHRGQESAGIAVNRGGHIEPYKGLGLVGEVFRGAALSGLEGNIAIGHVRYSTAGGSDARNAQPLVARSRMGDIALAHNGNLVNADSIQETLSDAGVLFQTTTDSESILNLICQHGNTRGIEAGIRNAMSLMKGAYVLVLTTGDKLIGVRDPHGLHPLCVGRLEDGWVLASESCALDAVGAEFVRDVEPGEIVIVDSGGFRALEPVQWCRKSLCVFELIYFARPDSVVDGVSVYDFRRRAGALLAARNPIGADMVMAVPDSGVPAAIGYAEASGIPYGEGLIKNKYIGRTFIQPTDAMREDAVRIKLSPIRYNIEGKRLIVIDDSIVRGTTCRRIVGQLRGAGAREVHVCITSPPVRYSCYFGIDTPCRENLIAARKSEGEIREFLGADSLTYLDEEALSTVCGRKRLFCRACFDGDYPMEVPVGARPSCFCKEGGEGSDPAA, translated from the coding sequence ATGGACCGTCTCTGGGAGGACACGCTGCACGAGGAGTGCGGCGTCGTCGGGGTGTATCGGCGGGAGAAGGACGCGTCGGGAGCGGTCTATTACGGACTTTATGCGCTTCAGCACCGGGGACAGGAGAGCGCGGGGATCGCCGTGAACCGGGGCGGGCACATCGAGCCGTACAAGGGGCTCGGTCTGGTGGGCGAGGTCTTTCGCGGGGCCGCGCTCTCGGGGCTCGAGGGAAACATCGCCATCGGCCACGTGCGGTACTCCACCGCGGGCGGTTCGGACGCCCGCAACGCCCAGCCGCTCGTGGCGCGCAGCCGGATGGGGGACATCGCGCTGGCGCACAACGGCAACCTGGTCAACGCGGACAGCATCCAGGAGACCCTGTCGGACGCCGGGGTCCTGTTTCAGACCACCACCGACTCCGAGTCCATCCTGAACCTCATCTGCCAGCATGGGAACACCCGGGGCATCGAGGCGGGCATCCGCAACGCGATGAGCCTGATGAAGGGGGCGTACGTCCTGGTCCTCACGACCGGGGACAAGCTGATCGGGGTTCGGGACCCGCACGGGCTGCACCCGCTGTGCGTCGGCCGGCTCGAGGACGGCTGGGTGCTGGCGTCGGAGAGCTGCGCGCTCGATGCGGTGGGGGCCGAGTTCGTCCGGGACGTGGAGCCGGGCGAAATCGTGATCGTGGACTCCGGAGGATTCCGCGCGCTCGAGCCGGTGCAGTGGTGCCGCAAGAGCCTGTGCGTGTTCGAGCTCATCTACTTCGCGCGTCCGGACAGCGTGGTGGACGGGGTGAGCGTCTACGATTTCCGGCGCCGCGCCGGCGCCCTGCTCGCGGCGCGGAATCCGATCGGGGCGGACATGGTGATGGCCGTGCCCGACTCCGGGGTCCCCGCGGCGATCGGCTACGCCGAGGCGTCGGGGATCCCCTACGGCGAGGGGCTGATCAAGAACAAGTACATCGGCCGGACCTTCATCCAGCCCACGGACGCGATGCGGGAGGACGCCGTGCGCATCAAGCTCTCGCCGATCCGGTACAATATAGAGGGGAAGCGCCTGATCGTGATCGACGACTCCATCGTCCGGGGCACGACCTGCCGCCGCATCGTGGGTCAGCTCCGGGGTGCCGGCGCGCGCGAGGTGCACGTCTGCATCACCTCGCCGCCGGTCCGCTACTCCTGCTATTTCGGGATCGACACGCCCTGCCGGGAGAACCTGATCGCGGCGCGGAAGTCCGAGGGGGAGATCCGGGAGTTTCTGGGCGCGGACTCGCTGACGTACCTGGACGAGGAGGCCCTTTCGACGGTCTGCGGGAGAAAGCGCCTCTTCTGCCGGGCTTGTTTCGATGGGGACTATCCCATGGAGGTCCCCGTCGGTGCGCGGCCCTCGTGTTTTTGCAAGGAGGGTGGGGAGGGCTCGGACCCGGCCGCCTGA
- a CDS encoding IMP dehydrogenase — protein MAYYYEEPSHTFSEYLLVPSYSSAECIPANVSLRTPLCRFRRGERPPLEMNIPLTSAIMQSVSDDRLAIALAKEGGVSFIYGSQTVERQAEMVRRVKRYKAGFVANDSSIGPDQTLADILRLRERTGHTTVAVTHDGSLTGRLLGIVTSRDYRESRMMPETPVRDFMTPIEKLVYARDGVTLSEANDLLWEHKLNALPVVDDRGNMVAFVFRKDYAMHKENPLELLDAHKRYVVGAGINTRDYAERVPALVDAGADVLCIDSSEGFTEWQRRTLSWVRERYGDAVRVGGGNVVDADGFRFLADAGADFVKVGIGGGSICITREAKGIGRGQATSVIEVARARDAYFEETGIYVPVCSDGGIVMDYHITLALAMGADFCMLGRYFARFDESPTNKVMVNGNFVKEYWGEGSSRARNWQRYDTGDAAEQKLSFEEGVDSYVPYAGSLRDNVAETLSKVRSTFCNCGALTIPEMRDKARLTLVSSVTIAEGGAHDVMMKETMKRTGK, from the coding sequence ATGGCCTATTATTACGAGGAACCTTCGCACACGTTTTCAGAGTACCTGCTGGTCCCTTCCTATTCCTCGGCGGAGTGCATCCCCGCGAACGTCTCCCTGCGGACGCCGCTGTGCCGCTTCCGGCGGGGGGAGCGTCCTCCTCTGGAGATGAACATCCCGCTGACCTCCGCGATCATGCAGTCGGTCTCCGACGACCGGCTGGCGATCGCCCTGGCGAAGGAGGGCGGGGTGTCGTTCATCTACGGCTCTCAGACCGTCGAGCGCCAGGCCGAGATGGTGAGGCGGGTCAAGCGCTACAAGGCGGGGTTCGTCGCCAACGACTCGTCCATCGGCCCGGACCAGACGCTTGCCGACATCCTGCGGCTTCGGGAGAGGACGGGGCACACCACCGTCGCGGTCACGCACGACGGGTCGCTGACGGGCCGGCTTCTGGGCATCGTCACGAGCCGCGACTACCGCGAGAGCAGGATGATGCCGGAGACGCCCGTTCGGGACTTCATGACGCCCATCGAGAAGCTGGTCTACGCCCGCGACGGGGTGACGCTCAGCGAGGCCAACGACCTGCTCTGGGAGCACAAGCTGAACGCCCTGCCGGTGGTGGACGATCGGGGCAACATGGTGGCGTTCGTGTTCCGCAAGGACTACGCGATGCACAAGGAGAACCCGCTGGAGCTGCTGGACGCGCACAAGCGCTACGTGGTCGGTGCGGGGATCAACACCCGCGACTACGCCGAGCGCGTTCCCGCGCTGGTGGATGCCGGAGCGGACGTGCTGTGCATCGACTCGTCCGAGGGGTTCACGGAGTGGCAGCGCCGCACGCTCTCCTGGGTCCGCGAGCGGTACGGGGACGCGGTGCGGGTCGGGGGCGGGAACGTCGTGGACGCGGACGGGTTCCGCTTCCTGGCGGACGCGGGGGCGGACTTCGTGAAGGTGGGGATCGGCGGCGGGTCCATCTGCATCACGCGCGAGGCCAAGGGAATAGGGCGCGGGCAGGCCACGTCCGTGATCGAGGTGGCCCGTGCGCGCGACGCCTACTTCGAGGAGACGGGGATTTACGTGCCGGTCTGCTCCGACGGCGGCATCGTGATGGACTACCACATCACGCTGGCCCTGGCGATGGGCGCCGACTTCTGCATGCTGGGCCGGTACTTCGCGCGGTTCGACGAGAGCCCCACCAACAAGGTGATGGTGAACGGGAACTTCGTCAAGGAGTACTGGGGCGAGGGGTCGTCGCGCGCACGGAACTGGCAGCGCTACGACACGGGCGACGCCGCGGAGCAGAAGCTGTCGTTCGAGGAGGGCGTGGACTCCTACGTGCCCTACGCGGGCAGCCTGAGGGACAACGTGGCCGAGACGCTGAGCAAGGTGCGCTCCACGTTCTGCAACTGCGGCGCGCTGACCATCCCCGAGATGCGGGACAAGGCCCGGCTGACCCTGGTCTCGTCCGTCACGATCGCGGAGGGCGGAGCCCACGACGTGATGATGAAGGAGACCATGAAGCGGACCGGGAAGTAG